One genomic segment of Salinibacter grassmerensis includes these proteins:
- a CDS encoding YihY/virulence factor BrkB family protein — MPSWSDLPVSVQETLSSLWTDVIYYAVGLYLELSEKNVFLWAQAIAFKVLVTIVPIIILATGIVGRVLQGKDAFTAVSRFIRELLPGSQSQQLIDFLTQLQDASATIVGIGGIGLFLSAMSLFITLRIAVSNAFEQDWHQERSLFWGYLFDVRMVVQVGVLFLLSVGLSVSLPSFVDEVIIGQLLGSEQWAQWLWGRAIWITGLLLPLLLTTAMFFQLYYLVPQPSPRKRSALAGALLAAVLWETAKQAFTYYATYVGYGTGTEALGSTFGLIVAFVFWVYFSGVVLMIGAVVASLQEHRHVTAGELPGTELPTQLGLSPHDGAEEDSAEESSPKTNPDSSALPFPPSRTSASESAPSGSSPSSSPSTS, encoded by the coding sequence ATGCCCTCCTGGTCCGACCTTCCGGTCTCTGTGCAGGAGACGTTGTCGTCCCTCTGGACGGACGTGATCTACTACGCCGTCGGCCTGTACCTGGAGCTCTCGGAGAAGAATGTCTTTCTGTGGGCCCAGGCCATCGCCTTCAAGGTACTGGTCACGATCGTTCCCATCATCATTCTCGCCACGGGCATCGTCGGCCGGGTGTTGCAGGGAAAAGACGCATTCACGGCCGTCTCACGGTTCATCCGGGAGCTCCTGCCAGGCAGCCAGAGCCAGCAGCTCATCGACTTCCTGACCCAGCTTCAGGATGCCAGCGCGACGATTGTCGGGATCGGCGGCATCGGCCTGTTTCTGTCGGCGATGTCCCTCTTCATCACCCTGCGGATCGCGGTCAGCAACGCTTTCGAACAGGACTGGCACCAGGAGCGCTCACTCTTCTGGGGGTACCTGTTCGACGTCCGGATGGTCGTTCAGGTCGGGGTTCTCTTCCTCCTGAGCGTCGGGCTCTCCGTATCGCTTCCGTCGTTCGTGGACGAGGTAATCATCGGGCAGCTACTGGGCTCCGAGCAGTGGGCGCAGTGGCTCTGGGGGCGGGCCATCTGGATTACCGGCCTCTTGCTCCCCCTCCTGCTTACGACCGCTATGTTTTTCCAGCTCTACTACCTGGTGCCCCAGCCATCTCCCCGGAAGCGAAGCGCCCTCGCAGGGGCCCTCCTCGCCGCAGTGCTCTGGGAAACGGCCAAGCAGGCCTTCACCTACTACGCAACCTACGTCGGGTACGGGACCGGGACCGAGGCACTGGGCAGCACGTTTGGACTCATCGTTGCATTCGTATTCTGGGTGTACTTTTCCGGCGTGGTGCTCATGATCGGGGCCGTCGTGGCGTCCCTTCAGGAGCACCGGCACGTGACCGCCGGAGAGCTGCCCGGAACAGAACTGCCGACGCAACTGGGCCTGTCCCCCCACGACGGGGCGGAGGAGGACTCCGCGGAGGAAAGCTCCCCCAAAACGAACCCCGACAGCTCCGCCCTTCCCTTCCCTCCGTCCCGGACCTCCGCGTCCGAATCCGCCCCCTCGGGATCTTCCCCCTCCTCCTCCCCGTCGACCTCGTAG
- a CDS encoding BamA/OMP85 family outer membrane protein codes for MTASDTGRSLVPLLLLLLSALAAGPPRTLAQAPLRAADVNTSVEEISFQFADQQTFDPERLREQIGTMAPGTLTRLRNRLSFLPGLQTRYPPFDPVVLQKDVVRLRQFYQQNGFPSPDIDYPASQLDSSRNRIHVIFTVREGPSLQIRDTEFLEATSRVPFETTLPKDLRGDWVAFRRDEAGIGGRYTDFERTQIEDEVQGWLRNHGFAFARVQSSASVDTTEYAADLRFSVDPGPRAVFSDIQVAGNESVDRSIILRELPFSVGDRFSADAVTEGQQKLFDLNLFRVALADVPGQPRDSTATVRYRVRERELRSYSGEVGYDTRSGVTAEGSWRHRNFFGNARTFLASLTAETGYPENVPEFLPSFLARSSSQELSRRFRASVTLRQPFLFSEDLSGSLSPFVQERLNPALAPNPSRPLDLNERQFGLESTLVYDFLPYRTLSFQHSVSRTQQFLVTGTGDPERPNAALTGEDDLFNKSIFTLNGTFGDADDFLNPTKGYIVRPTVQLGGVFLRSGVEFAQVSTELSGYLPVSSYVELAGRVFVGATWPFGESLDNLTVPDTPSDTEQRENLIYQNRFSDNFFYAGGGSDVRGWSSRLAGGKVLRESSVLREGFAYRPIGAQSKVGVSLEARFPLPGLGANWRTAAFLDGAYVTSGSLDLTPPPSAPSIISGPDGTPIGTDPSQVLVGTGAGLRYETSFGFLRIDLAYKLTPDALDLRAAEDVGPAVTAEDPTPLSEIDTRSLRRFRVHFGIGRSF; via the coding sequence GTGACCGCCTCGGACACCGGGCGGTCTCTCGTGCCGTTGCTGCTGCTACTGCTCTCCGCCCTGGCCGCGGGCCCGCCCCGGACCCTCGCCCAGGCCCCGCTCCGCGCCGCCGACGTCAACACGTCGGTCGAAGAGATTTCCTTCCAGTTTGCGGACCAGCAGACCTTCGACCCGGAACGGCTTCGGGAACAGATCGGGACCATGGCCCCCGGGACCCTCACGCGTTTGCGCAACCGGCTCTCGTTCCTTCCGGGCCTACAGACGCGTTATCCCCCCTTCGATCCGGTGGTGCTTCAGAAAGACGTCGTTCGCCTGCGGCAGTTTTACCAGCAGAACGGATTCCCGTCGCCGGACATCGACTATCCGGCCTCCCAACTCGACTCCTCGCGCAACCGGATCCACGTCATCTTCACCGTCCGGGAGGGGCCCTCTCTCCAGATCCGTGACACCGAATTCCTAGAAGCCACGAGCCGGGTCCCGTTCGAGACGACCCTACCCAAGGACCTGCGGGGCGACTGGGTGGCGTTTCGGCGCGACGAGGCGGGCATCGGCGGACGGTACACCGACTTCGAGCGGACGCAAATCGAAGACGAGGTACAGGGATGGCTCCGCAACCACGGATTTGCGTTCGCCCGGGTCCAGTCGTCCGCCTCGGTCGACACGACCGAGTACGCGGCGGACCTGCGCTTTTCGGTCGACCCGGGGCCCCGTGCCGTCTTCTCTGACATCCAGGTGGCGGGCAACGAGTCGGTCGACCGCTCCATCATCCTCCGGGAATTGCCGTTTTCCGTAGGCGATCGGTTTTCCGCCGACGCCGTGACGGAGGGGCAGCAGAAGCTGTTCGACCTGAACCTCTTTCGGGTTGCCCTGGCCGACGTGCCGGGCCAGCCTCGCGACAGCACGGCCACGGTCCGGTATCGGGTCCGGGAACGCGAGCTTCGGAGCTACTCCGGTGAGGTCGGATACGACACGCGCTCAGGGGTGACGGCGGAAGGAAGCTGGCGTCACCGCAACTTCTTCGGAAACGCCCGGACCTTTTTGGCAAGCCTGACCGCCGAGACCGGATACCCCGAAAACGTGCCGGAATTTCTTCCCAGCTTCCTGGCCCGATCGTCATCGCAGGAACTGAGCCGGCGGTTTCGGGCGTCGGTGACCCTCCGCCAGCCGTTCCTCTTCTCGGAGGACCTCTCCGGTTCCCTCTCCCCATTCGTGCAGGAGCGCCTGAACCCGGCCCTCGCCCCGAACCCCTCCCGGCCCCTGGATCTCAACGAACGCCAGTTTGGGCTCGAGTCGACGCTGGTGTACGACTTCCTACCCTACCGCACCCTCTCATTCCAACACTCGGTGTCCCGCACCCAGCAGTTTTTGGTGACGGGGACCGGGGATCCGGAGCGCCCGAACGCGGCCCTCACCGGTGAGGACGATCTCTTCAACAAGAGCATCTTCACGTTGAACGGGACGTTCGGCGACGCGGATGATTTTCTGAACCCGACGAAGGGATACATCGTCCGGCCCACCGTGCAGCTGGGCGGAGTCTTTCTGAGGTCCGGAGTCGAGTTCGCACAGGTAAGCACTGAACTGAGTGGATACCTCCCGGTGTCCTCGTACGTGGAGCTGGCGGGCCGTGTCTTCGTGGGGGCGACCTGGCCATTCGGCGAGAGCCTCGACAACTTGACCGTGCCGGACACCCCGTCCGACACGGAGCAACGCGAAAACCTCATTTACCAGAACCGCTTCTCGGATAATTTCTTCTACGCCGGGGGGGGAAGTGACGTCCGGGGATGGTCCTCTCGTCTCGCGGGCGGGAAGGTTCTCCGGGAGTCCAGTGTCCTCCGCGAAGGCTTCGCGTACCGCCCAATTGGGGCCCAGAGCAAAGTGGGAGTGAGCCTGGAAGCTCGGTTCCCACTTCCCGGCCTTGGAGCGAACTGGCGCACCGCCGCTTTTCTCGACGGCGCCTACGTCACGTCGGGCTCTCTCGACCTCACGCCGCCCCCCAGTGCCCCGTCTATTATCTCGGGCCCGGATGGCACCCCGATCGGCACGGATCCGTCGCAGGTTTTAGTGGGGACGGGAGCGGGCCTCCGCTACGAGACCTCGTTCGGGTTCCTCCGGATCGACCTCGCGTACAAGCTCACCCCCGACGCGCTGGATCTGCGCGCGGCGGAGGACGTGGGCCCAGCGGTCACGGCTGAGGACCCGACGCCACTGTCGGAGATCGACACTCGCTCCCTCCGCCGGTTCCGCGTTCACTTCGGCATCGGCCGGTCGTTCTGA
- a CDS encoding translocation/assembly module TamB domain-containing protein, translating into MAPDPDSPESASDTSADAPSGSRLRRWGRYLLWGVGGVAGTVVVVVGLVLIGLQTETGATAAAQFLARQANPLPQTTLTVERASGNWVQSLRLTDVSLTRPDSGGAAPVSMAHVDSLTAEYRLPALLQGRLHLTAVSVHGPSATMRQAADSTWDWARHLPASAPAPEDTSASLPVQVDQLQVSTGAFAAQFYAEGRDSTAQIQDFTVRAQDLYYGFSMGGRLDTLGLRARLPTDTTDLQLAARGALSEEQVTLDTLRLASARSAVRGGGTARLPSAPSDSLDDVALSLRADPLVLGDLTAFAPFLEVDPEEALDLRARLTGSGERLTLTTDVAVRDGGGRFTAEATATPHVTSPPGASSLKYRIDAQAQRLTTSLIGESDPAENRITATVLGALEGPAVDSLDGNLSASVTDTRLYDVEASDVILESTVRDGTANLDLQGSVNDIGLSVSGSARPLDAAPSMNLRAQVRDLTLAAVAPDAGIDGSLTATAQVQGQSMTTDTATYDADVRLQDARLGTQVIESGRLTAALRPQEVRADGTVRFPTGHLRVAGHSDLDGSERFTLETGRLEDVNLAALVGDTTDSRVTATLTGEGQGFAPSTMDGRATLAVQESHYGPHQLSAITASARLRGGQLTADASAQLNGSAWTLAASARPFASRPAFALTEGRFQNVDLGPFLQDSTQSSALHGTVQGQLRGTRPDSLSLDVGLTLDTSRVNRQPITSASLDASLQNGDLRSTFGLDTPAGAVEIPLRARPFDDVPSYRIEDGGFKNLNVGALAGLSSLNTALSGRLALDARGAQFSELDLDSELTLRPSTVNQASADGRLSVTTEQGRVAADGQFGLAGGALQLRGHLDSLAQTPTYALRTTARSLDLSALAGVDSTQARLKTADWRVQGRGLRPDSLQASTRFAADSIRVGDLRLSSAQVTGRLDQGLFRVDTLGVQSNVGAGHGQGPIALTPGAGSSDFDLDARVTDIAPLRRLTSLSSLKLRTGRLTTHVYGSAEAQRFDGTVEVDGFIYDDMRLSDATALFAGRRGTTQLLDQLTVTGTVGYLSAFDFAATRTRIEADYDGTHIHLSTNAQLDAERRVQFDTDIRPTADSTTIDLQTLTARLGPDQWALRRPTSITIGDAYRVGDLALESGTQRIEASGVVDPSGTQEFNTTFEQVRLRGIAPLLGLSGLGGAATGRLQLTGEASAPVLDGSLDLDIRSEDREVGTLQLDVGYEDLTADLDARLTHQDGSVLTVNGSVPTDLRLQAPTPASVSDRPVRLEASTDQFPLDWVDPFFDPTTIRSVTGTLTADARVQGTLGSPSLSGSASVTGAGASIPTLNTTYEGGTARLLLSDDELTLERARLRTTNGGSMRADGTISLPELTVGEYDLTLNASEFLAINTTAYRRAVINGDMTLRGTVRRPVLSGGLQVQGASVYYAEALAESAAAMGAVELTAQDQLTLEERFGLRLTSADTTTFDAYDAMALDLTVQIQNNTWLRSSSNPEMNVQFTGDLDVQKSPLEDPQVFGTIDVLERRSTLRQFGQEFQITEGSLTFNGDPFTPYLDLSAVYDQRARGSQSSEVRITLSLSGRPDNLAPSLSSEPTMSTRNIFSYLATGRPADALLSGNSEGGSLATQVALGQASNFVENLAASELGLDVVRLDVRTEGASYLTVGRYLTPRFFASIEQPVLAPTSQTSTQSTALIPDVTLEYQLNNYLQLRSRSNQQSLQFNLLFEYAY; encoded by the coding sequence GTGGCCCCCGACCCCGATTCGCCAGAGTCCGCATCCGACACGTCTGCCGATGCCCCCTCCGGCTCGCGCCTCCGCCGGTGGGGCCGCTACCTGCTCTGGGGCGTAGGCGGTGTGGCCGGCACGGTCGTGGTGGTCGTGGGCCTCGTGCTGATTGGACTGCAGACGGAAACAGGGGCCACCGCGGCGGCGCAGTTCCTTGCGCGCCAGGCCAACCCCCTGCCGCAGACCACCCTGACCGTCGAACGGGCGTCGGGCAACTGGGTGCAGTCGCTCCGTCTCACGGATGTGTCGCTCACGCGTCCGGACTCTGGCGGGGCCGCCCCCGTTTCGATGGCGCACGTCGACTCGTTGACGGCGGAGTACCGCCTGCCGGCCCTGCTCCAGGGCCGGCTTCACCTGACGGCGGTGTCGGTCCACGGGCCCTCGGCCACCATGCGCCAGGCTGCCGATTCGACGTGGGACTGGGCGCGACACCTGCCCGCCTCGGCGCCCGCCCCCGAAGACACGAGCGCGTCGCTCCCCGTCCAGGTGGACCAACTTCAAGTGTCGACGGGGGCTTTTGCGGCCCAGTTCTACGCCGAGGGGCGCGACTCAACGGCCCAGATTCAAGATTTCACGGTCCGCGCTCAGGATCTCTACTACGGGTTCTCGATGGGCGGACGGCTCGACACGCTCGGACTGCGCGCCCGCCTGCCCACCGATACGACGGACCTGCAGCTGGCGGCCCGCGGGGCACTGTCGGAGGAACAGGTGACCCTCGACACGCTGCGGCTGGCCTCCGCCCGCAGTGCCGTTCGGGGCGGCGGCACGGCGCGCCTGCCCTCCGCCCCCAGCGACTCGCTGGACGACGTGGCGCTTTCTCTCCGGGCCGACCCGCTCGTCCTGGGGGACCTCACGGCGTTCGCTCCGTTCTTGGAGGTGGACCCAGAGGAGGCCCTCGACCTTCGCGCCCGACTCACCGGCTCGGGGGAGCGGCTGACCCTCACGACGGACGTGGCGGTCCGGGACGGCGGGGGGCGCTTCACTGCCGAGGCGACGGCGACCCCCCACGTCACGTCTCCTCCCGGCGCGTCCTCGCTGAAGTATCGGATCGACGCGCAGGCACAGCGCCTCACGACGAGCCTGATTGGGGAATCCGACCCCGCGGAGAACAGGATTACGGCCACCGTTCTGGGCGCCTTGGAGGGGCCCGCGGTCGACTCCCTCGACGGGAACCTGTCCGCGTCGGTCACCGACACGCGCCTCTACGACGTGGAGGCCTCCGACGTAATCCTCGAATCCACCGTCCGGGACGGGACCGCCAACCTCGACCTACAGGGGTCGGTGAACGACATCGGGCTCTCGGTCAGCGGATCCGCCCGTCCTCTTGATGCAGCTCCCTCCATGAATCTGCGTGCGCAGGTGCGCGACCTGACACTGGCGGCCGTGGCCCCGGACGCAGGAATCGATGGATCCCTCACGGCCACGGCCCAGGTGCAGGGCCAGTCCATGACGACGGACACGGCCACGTACGACGCCGACGTGCGCCTTCAAGACGCCCGCCTCGGCACGCAGGTGATTGAGTCGGGGCGCCTCACGGCCGCACTGCGGCCGCAGGAGGTCCGCGCGGACGGGACGGTCCGGTTCCCGACGGGTCATCTTCGCGTGGCTGGGCATTCCGACCTCGATGGGTCGGAGCGCTTCACTTTGGAAACCGGACGCCTTGAGGACGTGAACTTGGCCGCCCTGGTCGGCGATACGACCGACAGCCGCGTGACGGCCACCCTGACGGGTGAGGGGCAAGGCTTCGCCCCCAGCACGATGGACGGGCGGGCCACCCTTGCCGTCCAAGAGTCGCACTACGGGCCGCATCAGCTTTCCGCGATCACGGCCAGCGCCCGCCTTCGCGGCGGCCAATTGACCGCGGACGCTTCCGCTCAACTGAATGGCAGTGCGTGGACGCTCGCGGCCAGCGCCCGCCCCTTCGCGTCCCGTCCGGCGTTTGCCCTCACCGAGGGCCGCTTCCAAAACGTGGACCTCGGCCCGTTCCTGCAGGACTCGACGCAGTCGAGTGCCCTCCACGGGACGGTTCAGGGTCAACTTCGGGGCACGCGCCCCGACAGCCTCTCCCTGGACGTCGGACTCACCCTCGATACGTCCCGTGTGAACCGGCAGCCCATCACGTCGGCGTCGCTGGATGCGTCGCTGCAGAACGGCGACCTCCGCTCCACCTTCGGTCTGGACACCCCAGCAGGAGCCGTCGAGATTCCCCTCCGGGCCCGCCCGTTCGACGATGTGCCTTCCTACCGAATCGAGGACGGGGGCTTTAAGAACCTAAACGTGGGCGCCCTCGCCGGGCTGTCGTCGCTGAACACGGCCCTTTCGGGACGCCTCGCCCTGGATGCTCGAGGCGCGCAGTTCTCCGAGCTTGACCTGGACTCGGAGTTGACGCTCCGCCCCTCCACCGTCAATCAGGCGTCCGCGGACGGGCGTCTCTCCGTGACGACGGAACAGGGCCGGGTGGCAGCGGACGGACAGTTCGGCCTCGCCGGCGGGGCCCTGCAACTTCGGGGGCACCTTGACAGTCTCGCCCAGACCCCAACCTACGCGCTCCGGACGACCGCCCGGTCGTTGGACCTGAGCGCCCTCGCAGGAGTCGACTCCACACAGGCCCGCCTCAAGACGGCTGACTGGCGGGTGCAAGGCCGGGGCCTCCGCCCGGACAGCCTGCAGGCATCGACCCGCTTCGCCGCCGATTCCATCCGCGTCGGCGACCTGCGCCTCAGCAGTGCGCAGGTGACGGGCCGCCTCGATCAGGGGCTCTTTCGGGTGGACACCCTCGGGGTGCAGTCCAACGTGGGTGCGGGACACGGCCAGGGTCCCATCGCCCTAACCCCGGGTGCGGGGTCGTCGGACTTTGACCTCGACGCCCGCGTGACGGACATCGCTCCCCTCCGCCGCCTGACCAGCCTGTCCTCCCTAAAACTCCGCACGGGGCGCCTGACGACCCACGTCTACGGCTCGGCCGAGGCGCAGCGGTTCGACGGCACCGTGGAGGTGGACGGGTTCATCTACGACGACATGCGGCTCAGCGACGCCACAGCCCTGTTCGCCGGGCGGCGCGGCACCACTCAGCTCCTGGATCAGTTGACCGTCACGGGGACCGTCGGATACCTCTCGGCCTTCGATTTTGCGGCCACCCGGACCCGCATCGAGGCCGACTACGATGGCACCCACATCCATCTGTCGACGAACGCGCAGTTGGACGCCGAACGGCGCGTACAGTTTGACACAGACATCCGCCCGACGGCCGACTCGACGACGATCGACCTCCAGACGCTGACGGCCCGGCTGGGCCCCGACCAGTGGGCACTGCGCCGACCAACCTCGATCACGATCGGCGATGCGTACCGGGTGGGGGACCTGGCTCTGGAGAGCGGCACGCAACGCATCGAGGCCAGTGGTGTCGTGGACCCGAGCGGGACGCAGGAGTTCAACACCACGTTCGAGCAGGTCCGCCTCCGCGGCATCGCCCCGTTGCTGGGGCTGTCGGGCCTCGGCGGGGCGGCGACCGGGCGCCTTCAGCTGACCGGGGAGGCGTCCGCCCCGGTCCTCGACGGCTCGCTCGACCTCGACATTCGGTCCGAGGATCGGGAGGTCGGGACCCTTCAGCTGGACGTGGGCTACGAGGATCTGACCGCGGACCTCGATGCGCGCCTCACCCACCAGGACGGCAGCGTCCTGACGGTGAACGGCTCGGTCCCTACCGACCTGCGCCTCCAGGCCCCTACCCCTGCCTCTGTTTCCGACCGGCCCGTCCGCCTGGAGGCCTCGACCGACCAGTTTCCCCTCGACTGGGTGGACCCCTTCTTCGACCCCACGACCATCCGCTCGGTGACGGGCACCCTTACCGCCGACGCTAGAGTGCAGGGCACCCTCGGCAGCCCGTCGCTCTCAGGGTCCGCCTCCGTGACCGGCGCAGGCGCCTCCATCCCAACCCTCAACACAACGTACGAAGGGGGCACCGCACGACTTCTGTTGTCGGACGACGAATTGACCCTTGAACGCGCTCGCCTCCGCACCACCAACGGCGGCTCGATGCGGGCCGACGGCACCATCTCGCTCCCGGAGCTCACGGTCGGCGAGTACGACCTCACGCTAAACGCCTCCGAGTTTCTCGCCATCAACACCACCGCCTACCGACGGGCCGTGATCAACGGCGACATGACCCTCCGCGGGACCGTGCGCCGGCCGGTGCTGTCGGGCGGCCTGCAGGTACAGGGCGCGAGTGTCTACTACGCCGAGGCCCTCGCCGAGAGCGCCGCCGCCATGGGCGCCGTGGAGCTGACGGCGCAGGACCAGCTGACCCTCGAAGAGCGATTTGGGCTCCGCCTCACCTCGGCCGACACGACCACCTTCGACGCCTACGACGCCATGGCCCTGGACCTGACCGTCCAGATCCAGAACAACACGTGGCTCCGCTCGAGCAGCAACCCGGAGATGAACGTGCAGTTTACCGGCGACCTGGACGTGCAGAAGTCTCCCCTCGAGGACCCTCAGGTCTTCGGGACCATCGACGTTCTCGAACGGCGGAGCACCCTCCGTCAGTTCGGACAGGAATTCCAGATTACAGAGGGCTCACTTACCTTCAATGGCGATCCGTTTACCCCGTACCTCGACTTGTCGGCGGTGTACGATCAGCGAGCGCGCGGTAGCCAGAGCTCCGAGGTGCGCATTACCCTTTCCCTCTCGGGCCGCCCCGACAACCTCGCTCCCTCCCTCTCGTCGGAGCCCACCATGAGCACGCGCAACATCTTTTCCTACCTGGCCACCGGGCGCCCGGCCGACGCGCTCCTCAGTGGCAATTCGGAGGGCGGAAGCCTCGCCACGCAGGTCGCCCTCGGGCAGGCGTCCAACTTCGTCGAAAACCTTGCGGCCAGCGAGCTGGGGCTGGACGTCGTTCGCTTAGATGTGCGCACCGAGGGCGCCTCGTACCTCACGGTGGGCCGCTACCTCACCCCACGCTTTTTCGCGTCGATCGAGCAGCCCGTGCTCGCCCCCACCTCGCAGACATCCACGCAGTCGACGGCCCTCATCCCGGACGTCACCCTCGAATATCAGCTCAACAACTACCTCCAGCTCCGCTCCCGGAGCAACCAACAGTCCCTGCAGTTCAACCTGCTCTTCGAGTACGCCTACTGA
- a CDS encoding haloacid dehalogenase type II yields MPLDPDDYDVLSFDCYGTLVDWADGISTALRPILRAHDVELDDDELFRHHEEFERDVESGSYVPYREVLGRVLRRFGDRFGFTPTNVETERFVGSVRNWPLFQDTNDALQRLSESVRLAVISNVDDDLFHDTARHIPVDFDDIITGEQVRAYKPALDPFETAFTRLGVPPNRLLHVAQSVYYDVNPAGRIGVDCVRVRRYGERFDPPAPQTDPVHTVPDLATLADEFLG; encoded by the coding sequence ATGCCCCTTGACCCCGACGACTACGACGTTCTCAGCTTCGACTGCTACGGCACCCTCGTCGACTGGGCCGATGGCATCTCCACGGCGCTGCGGCCCATCCTCCGCGCCCATGACGTGGAGCTCGACGACGACGAGCTCTTCCGGCACCACGAGGAGTTCGAGCGGGACGTGGAGTCCGGCAGCTACGTCCCGTACCGGGAGGTGCTGGGGCGCGTCCTGCGACGGTTTGGGGACCGGTTCGGATTTACCCCGACCAACGTGGAGACGGAGCGCTTCGTCGGGTCGGTACGAAACTGGCCCCTCTTCCAAGATACGAACGACGCCCTCCAGCGGCTGAGCGAGTCCGTTCGGCTCGCCGTGATCTCGAACGTGGACGACGACCTCTTCCACGACACGGCCCGTCACATCCCCGTGGACTTCGACGACATCATCACGGGAGAACAGGTGCGGGCCTACAAGCCGGCGCTCGACCCCTTCGAGACGGCCTTCACCCGGCTCGGCGTGCCGCCCAACCGGCTTCTGCACGTCGCCCAGAGCGTGTACTACGACGTAAACCCTGCGGGACGGATTGGGGTCGACTGCGTGCGGGTCCGCCGCTACGGCGAACGGTTCGACCCGCCAGCTCCACAGACCGATCCGGTGCACACGGTGCCCGACCTCGCGACGCTTGCCGATGAGTTCCTTGGCTGA
- a CDS encoding MFS transporter, giving the protein MKLWSYQGAVLGACTLAFFATMAARLAISPVVPAIGDAYGVSNSAIGLALTGMWMAYAASQFPSGLLADRYGERRIILVAVGGTALASALVAMAPTYPVFLAGAIVLGGVAGLHFSVATSLLTRTIPNTGSAIGLHTAGAPVAGVLVPLAAGSVGVWLGWRWAVAVGAVIALPSALLFGMVVRPIAPVRPDESPWSRLRLGPLLELLSRPPIALTAGLSVVGAFVWQATASFLPAFLIEHQGYGEAAAGALFSAYFVVQGLTQPLLGTLSDRVGRYPAATAAVGIGVFGYTGLVLGGGLWVIAGATLCAGLAMGWGAALLPKFMDHLGEEERSAGFGLIRTAYMVLGASGSVVTGAVADLLGWGPAFLALAGLLGGMFLVLLYGMRRSQTETTQRVAS; this is encoded by the coding sequence GTGAAATTGTGGTCGTACCAGGGAGCCGTCCTTGGGGCGTGCACCCTGGCCTTCTTCGCGACGATGGCCGCTCGGCTGGCCATCAGCCCGGTCGTGCCTGCCATCGGCGACGCGTATGGAGTGTCCAACAGTGCCATCGGCCTGGCCCTCACGGGCATGTGGATGGCGTACGCGGCCTCGCAGTTTCCGAGCGGGTTGTTGGCCGACCGATACGGAGAGCGACGGATCATCCTCGTGGCGGTGGGGGGAACGGCGCTGGCGAGCGCGCTGGTGGCGATGGCCCCGACCTATCCCGTCTTTCTCGCTGGTGCGATCGTGTTGGGGGGCGTCGCTGGGCTTCACTTCAGCGTCGCCACGTCGTTGCTGACCCGAACCATTCCGAACACCGGGTCCGCGATTGGGCTCCACACCGCGGGGGCGCCGGTGGCGGGGGTGCTGGTTCCGCTGGCCGCGGGAAGTGTTGGGGTGTGGCTGGGCTGGCGGTGGGCCGTGGCGGTAGGGGCCGTCATCGCGCTGCCGAGTGCCCTCCTCTTCGGAATGGTGGTTCGCCCCATCGCCCCGGTGCGCCCCGACGAGTCGCCCTGGAGTCGCCTTCGCCTCGGGCCGTTGCTCGAACTGCTCAGCCGTCCGCCCATCGCGCTCACGGCGGGGCTCTCCGTCGTGGGGGCGTTCGTGTGGCAGGCCACTGCCTCGTTTCTGCCCGCGTTCCTCATCGAACATCAGGGCTACGGCGAGGCGGCTGCCGGGGCGCTTTTTTCGGCATACTTTGTGGTGCAGGGGCTCACCCAGCCGCTTCTGGGCACCCTCTCGGACCGAGTGGGCCGGTATCCGGCCGCCACCGCCGCCGTGGGGATCGGGGTGTTCGGCTACACCGGGCTCGTCCTGGGAGGCGGGCTGTGGGTGATAGCGGGGGCGACCCTCTGTGCCGGATTGGCGATGGGATGGGGGGCGGCCCTGCTGCCGAAGTTCATGGACCATTTGGGGGAGGAGGAGCGAAGCGCGGGCTTCGGGCTCATCCGGACGGCCTACATGGTGCTCGGGGCCAGTGGCAGCGTCGTCACCGGAGCGGTGGCCGACCTGTTGGGGTGGGGCCCGGCCTTTCTCGCCCTGGCGGGGCTACTGGGGGGAATGTTTCTGGTGCTCCTGTACGGAATGCGACGCTCTCAGACGGAGACGACGCAGCGGGTTGCGTCCTAA